In Haliotis asinina isolate JCU_RB_2024 chromosome 15, JCU_Hal_asi_v2, whole genome shotgun sequence, one DNA window encodes the following:
- the LOC137264926 gene encoding fucolectin-like gives METGMLFTGVLILKTVAQVYCGQNLALNKPAWMSSVYAAGSVSSAAENSVDGHLGTNWFHGVCSSTADNDRSPWIVIDLLSQYEVHNVTIYNRGDDVPERLHDFVIEIYRTNPSNCSAATPTICKAYVGVFGLTGNVQCESAVLGRFVRIWKPTTSQYQDLLTVCEIEVYGIRPDDMLKSVFIALPKKPNRLDCEEHRTISVMSHTLKLLLKIILERCRYKIRPEVASCQIEVRETPYTQ, from the exons ATGGAAACTGGCATGCTGTTCACAGGTGTACTGATTTTGAAAACTGTTG CACAAGTATACTGTGGCCAGAACCTTGCGCTGAACAAACCGGCATGGATGAGTAGCGTGTATGCGGCAGGTTCTGTCTCTTCCGCTGCTGAGAATTCAGTAGATGGCCATCTTGGAACAAACTGGTTTCATGGAGTCTGCAGTTCCACAGCTGACAATGACAGGTCACCTTGGATTGTCATTGATCTCCTGAGTCAGTATGAAGTCCACAACGTCACGATCTACAACAGAGGTGACGATGTCC CTGAGCGCCTTCATGACTTTGTCATTGAGATCTACAGGACAAATCCATCTAATTGTTCAGCAGCAACTCCGACCATCTGTAAAGCCTATGTCGGTGTGTTTGGCCTTACTGGAAACGTGCAGTGTGAGAGTGCAGTACTGGGAAGGTTCGTTCGGATTTGGAAACCTACAACTTCACAATATCAGGATCTTCTAACCGTCTGTGAAATAGAAGTGTATGGAATACGTCCAG ATGACATGCTGAAGTCGGTCTTCATAGCCTTGCCAAAGAAGCCCAACAGGCTTGACTGTGAAGAGCACAGAACCATCAGTGTCATGAGTCACACCTTGAAGCTGCTGCTGAAAATCATACTAGAGCGCTGCAGATACAAAATAAGGCCAGAAGTGGCTTCATGCCAGATAGAGGTACGAGAAACGCCATATACACAATGA
- the LOC137265577 gene encoding E3 ubiquitin-protein ligase TRIM33-like, translating to MSEPQDKVDVGSLKDTFLECPVCVEHFNQTDRRPRLLHTCLHAFCTQCLQQLLAKEGKGQITCPLCRNVQRVTGTVNTLEVDSLRDKLVEFLQIKQDNKVLCSECPEMTTAVSRCQECQSYLCEECDFVHRRHRVSRDHSILSLEDVLKQPTQRFGKGHFCPRHPKHHTEFYCMTEEKLCCVSCTILDHKDHELQTLEEAAATRKAELVTKIKQIHAHTDHLREEMKAGSQTLTRIEEAKARSISDISKVFDYLKKILDIRRRKLMEDVSENSRILSSGINKMMESHEQTLAIIESTDTYFAQAMQTADAVEMLQIYPSIKRTIESLSVPLSTSTSRGNNDASDLQFKLTNLEGVVSLIRKVGTFTKLPQTPAVPTKETVEVSAVKVCVICCSAMSDPQKLKCGHQFCKQCVAKCSKPVCPVCKVKCYVIRGNMPLGSMTDRFESFSDLPGFKGCGTIVITYVFNGGYQTIEHPEPGKWYKGITRTAYLPGNAEGQKVLALLRVAWERRLTFTIGRSVTMGRDGCIIWTKIHHKKNRDGGPINHGYPDPDYLRRVQKELADQGVTEEDLGATGSFVL from the exons ATGTCTGAACCCCAAGATAAAGTAGACGTAGGAAGCCTGAAAGACACATTCCTGGAATGTCCTGTGTGTGTGGAACATTTcaaccagacagacagacgtCCTCGCCTCCTCCACACCTGTCTGCACGCCTTCTGTACACAGTGTCTTCAGCAGCTGCTTGCCAAGGAGGGGAAAGGGCAGATCACTTGTCCACTATGTCGTAACGTTCAAAGAGTAACAGGAACTGTCAATACACTGGAAGTGGATAGTCTCAGAGATAAACTGGTTGAATTCCTGCAAATTAAGCAAGATAACAAGGTCCTTTGCAGTGAGTGCCCCGAGATGACGACAGCAGTGTCAAGATGTCAAGAGTGCCAGAGCTATCTTTGTGAGGAATGTGACTTTGTTCATAGACGTCACCGGGTAAGCAGAGACCACTCAATACTTTCCTTAGAAGATGTTCTGAAACAGCCAACACAAAGGTTCGGGAAAGGTCATTTTTGCCCCAGACATCCAAAACACCATACTGAGTTTTACTGTATGACAGAGGAGAAACTCTGTTGTGTTTCTTGCACCATTTTGGACCACAAGGACCATGAGCTTCAAACACTAGAGGAAGCTGCAGCAACGAGGAAAGCTGAATTGGTCACAAAGATTAAGCAGATTCATGCTCATACGGATCATTTGAGAGAGGAAATGAAAGCTGGAAGTCAAACGCTAACACGCATTGAAGAAGCCAAGGCAAGATCTATATCTGACATCAGCAAAGTATTTGATTACCTGAAAAAGATCCTGGACATACGTAGACGTAAACTGATGGAGGATGTGAGTGAAAACAGCAGAATTTTGTCATCGGGAATCAATAAAATGATGGAATCACATGAACAAACATTGGCAATAATTGAGTCAACAGACACATATTTTGCACAAGCGATGCAGACAGCTGATGCAGTAGAGATGTTGCAAATATATCCGTCAATCAAGAGAACCATTGAAAGTTTATCAGTACCACTTTCAACTTCCACATCAAGAGGCAACAACGATGCGAGTGATCTGCAATTCAAGCTAACAAATCTTGAAGGTGTAGTATCACTGATAAGAAAGGTTGGAACATTTACTAAACTGCCACAGA CTCCAGCTGTTCCCACCAAAGAGACAGTAGAAGTGTCAGCGGTGAAAGTTTGCGTCATTTGCTGCAGTGCGATGTCTGATCCACAAAAGCTGAAGTGTGGTCATCAGTTCTGTAAACAGTGTGTTGCCAAATGTTCCAAGCCAGTTTGTCCAGTGTGCAAGGTGAAGTGTTATGTGATTCGCGGAAACATGCCACTTGGATCTATGACAGATAGATTTGAATCTTTCAGTGATCTTCCTGGATTTAAAGGATGCGGCACTATCGTCATCACATATGTCTTTAATGGTGGCTACCAAACG ATAGAACATCCAGAGCCTGGGAAGTGGTATAAAGGCATCACCCGCACAGCCTACCTACCAGGCAATGCTGAAGGACAGAAGGTCCTCGCTTTGCTGAGGGTGGCTTGGGAAAGACGACTGACGTTCACTATTGGCAGGTCTGTTACTATGGGCCGGGATGGCTGCATCATATGGACCAAaatacatcacaagaaaaaTAGAGATGGCGGTCCTATAAA TCATGGCTACCCAGACCCTGATTACTTACGAAGAGTTCAGAAGGAGCTAGCAGACCAGGGTGTCACAGAGGAAGATCTGGGGGCAACTGGTTCATTTGTCTTATAG
- the LOC137264927 gene encoding uncharacterized protein, which translates to MYYNNNTNLKTVINLSSKALTPSQTSLLAKGLKYVPVAAKINTDAFITSIESGLQQLAPNGNVDYLRHQIIDTIKQAPKPRPNLTHQERQAITELKKDDSITITEADKGKAAVIMDTPEFLQLVNNSLSDTTTYLNIKKDLTARLERQHKKTLKDLHEKREINDIIFNHSSSMTTSELISLSCTLAEHSAEETVPEWTVAQFPCPSWSR; encoded by the exons atgtactacaacaacaacaccaacctcAAGACAGTCATCAACCTCAGCAGCAAGGCTCTCACACCATCTCAGACATCCCTCCTTGCTAAAGGCCTGAAGTATGTCCCAGTCGCCGCCAAGATCAACACAGATGCCTTCATCACCAGCATTGAAAGTGGACTTCAACAACTGGCTCCCAATGGCAACGTAGACTACCTCCGACACCAGATTATAGACACCATCAAGCAAGCTCCCAAGCCCCGCCCCAACCTCACGCACCAAGAGAGACAGGCCATCACCGAACTCAAGAAGGatgacagcatcaccatcaccgaagCTGACAAGGGCAAAGCAGCAGTCATCATGGACACCCCGGAATTCCTCCAACTCGTCAACAACAGCCTCTCAGACACCACCACCTACCTCAATATCAAGAAAGATCTGACGGCCAGActggaaagacaacacaagaaaaccctgaaggacctccatgagaagagagaaatcaacgacatcatcttcaacca CTCTTCATCCATGACGACCTCCGAATTGATATCTCTGTCATGCACATTAGCAGAGCACTCA GCTGAAGAAACTGTGCCAGAGTGGACAGTTGCCCAGTTTCCATGTCCGTCATGGTCGAGGTAG